The genomic window TCATGCCGATGAAACGGCCCTGGCGGGCGTCGGCAGGCGAGCGCAGCGCCATGAAGCGAACAATAATGTGTGGCTGGCCGAAGTAACCCAAACCCCATGCAAGGTTGCCGATGATGGTGGCTGCGGTGACTCCGCTGAACATAGAGAAGTATGTAGGGTTGCCGGTGCCGCCGGTGTAGGGGCCGTAGTCGTGGCTGGTGGCCCAGGTCCAGATGCTGGAGGGATCGTCCAAGGTGAGCAGCGCCATCACGGGCACGATCACCAGGGAGAGGAACATGATGGTGCCCTGCACGGCGTCGGTGTAGCTCACGGCGAGGAAGCCGCCGATGAAGGTGTACGCCACGGTGATGCCGGCGACGATCAGCATGCCGTCGAGGTAGCCAGAGCCGAAGGTCGATTCGAAGTAGCGCCCGCCGGACACCATGCCGGAGGAGACGTAGAACGTGAAGAACACAATGATGATCAGTGAGCTCACGATGCGAAGTACGCGCGACTTGTCGGATAGGCGATTCTCAAAGAACGAGGGAAGCGTGATGGAGTCGCCCGCGATTTCGGAATACGCGCGAAGGCGGGGAGCCACCCATTTCCAGTTGGCCCAGCAGCCCACGAGCAGGCCGATGGCGATCCACAGTTGGGACATGCCGGATACAAATAGTGCGCCGGGTAGGCCCATGAGCAGCCAGCCGGACATGTCCGAAGCGCCCGCGGAGAGTGCGGCCACGAAGGGGTTGAGACCGCGACCTGCGAGCACGTAGTCGTCGTATTCATCGGTCTTTTGGAAACTCCAATAGCCGATTGCGAGCATCACACCCATGTAGATGATGATGGCGATGATAAACCAGGTGGTATCAGACATCTCGCCTCCTTTTTGTTGTAGGGGTCGCCATTACAATTCCATGTATTGAGTGATCGGCGCAACATTGCAGCTTTTCGACGCGCCACCGTTGGTTCATTTGTTCGGTCTCCAATGGGGGTGATCGTCACCCACCTGGTAGAACTGAACCTATGCCTGAGTACCTCCTCCACGGACTGTGGTCGAACGACGTGGGTCTCATGTTGTGGATTGAACAAAGCGAAGGCCACAAGATCCTCACGCGCGACGCGGTGCCCCGAGAGGCGTTCCCGCCGGTGGTGTGGCAGGTACTCGAGTCCAAACGATTGACCCATTTTCAGCCCGTCACATTGCTCACCCCCAAAGGGCGCACGGTCAATATTTCGAAGCTTCCCACTTTGGCCTTCTATCCGGAGCAGGCGGTTGGGATTTTCGAGCTGTTGAGTACCATCAACGCGCTCTCTGCCACGAGCGTCCAGCGTCAAGCCCTGGCACCTGATTTGCAGTGGCTGATTCGCATGTACCAGGGTCTGCTCACCTTCGTGCGGGCTGGGCGCGTGAGCATCCGGATGGCTTTTCGTGATCAGCTTTGGTGGCCCCAATGGGTGCTTTCCAGTGGATTGAACGAGCGCGGTTGGATCGCGCAGATGTTGGCAGCGGCACCGGGAGTGCTAGTGCGCAACGCCGGGGAAACCGTGGCCGAAGACATTGCCGAGGTCATGACGCACTGGATTGCAAACCATCTGTTGGCCGATTTGGCTGAGGCTCCGCGGCCACACGATTGGCATGCGTTCAGCCGGGCGCTGCTACGATCTGAGCCTTTGCAGCGTGCGAACCCGAAGCTCTTGGGGGCTCTAGGTAAATGGCGCAATTCAGTGAGCACCGCCAATCTGTCTTTGGTGGTGCTCATTGAAGAACCGGAAGAAGAAGACGGCGAGCAACGCGACGTCAACAATTTGCTGTGGCCGGTGAAGATCATGATGCGCAGCGGGGTGGAGGCACCGCAGCCGATTGTGCTGCGCCAATGTGACCGAGCGATGGTGGAGGCGCTGCGGGAATCCCACAATAAACTGCTCAAGATCGCCCCGATCCTCGATTATCGCCGCGATCTTCCACCGGGAGTCGTACCGGTGTGGAGCGAGGATGCCCTGGGGGACTGGGATAGCGTCCTCACAACCGAGGAATTGGCTCATTTTGTTCGCAATGAGGTGCAAGCGCTGAGCAAGGGGGGCTTCACCATCATGCTGCCGAAGGTGTGGAGCGCTAAAAAAGAGCACACCCGCATAAAAGTTGAAATCGGTGGGCCGCTGATCTCCCGTTTCGGGCTCGATCAAATCGTCGAATATGACTGGAAGGTTTCTGTCGGCTCAACTGAGCTCACCGAAGAACAAATGCGTTCCCTGGTGCGTTCCAAGTCTGGGTTATTGCTGCTCGACGGCAAATGGGTGGTGGCGGACCCCGCACAAGTGCGCCAGGTGGAGGCGTATCTAGAGCAACTGGAAGGCCAATCGCAGCATCGCCTGCGAAAAAGGGCGGACGAGGCTCGCATGCGTGCGGAACTGGCCGCTCTACGCGATGATCCCCGCGCAGAAGCATTAGCGGCAGAAGCTGCGGACCTTGCAGCCTTGGCGGATGATCCGGAATCTTCGCTCACCACCATCAGTGATCTTCGTGAGCTTGCCCTTGACGAAGAGCATGAAGAGCTTGTGGAATACGAGGGTGATCCTTGGTACCAACAATTGCTCGGTGTGCTGGATGGGGAAGCCGCACCAGCACCGCAGCGGGTGGCGATTCCGCCGACAGTGCGGGCTGAACTGCGCGAATATCAACGTCGCGGTGTTGATTGGCTGCACTGGATGGCAAACAATGGTGTGGGCGCAGTGCTTGCCGACGACATGGGGCTGGGCAAAACCCTCCAAGTGCTCGCACTTGAGGCGATTGAACGAGCCGATGGGCAAGCTGAGCCGACGCTAGTGGTGGCGCCAACTTCAGTGGTGGGGAACTGGGCCGCGGAGGCTGCGAGGTTTGTGCCGCACCTGCGGGTGCTTGTGCTGCACGGCGCAAAGCGGCCCAAGGGCGAGGATCTGCTCGCGGCCGTCGCTGCGGCCGATCTGGTGGTGAGCAGCTATGGCGTGCTGCAGCGAGACGCAGAAGATCTCGCCGGGGTGCATTGGTGGAGGGTGGTGCTTGACGAGGCACAGGCGATCAAGAACGCGCACACCAAGGCTTCAAAGGCTGCACGTTCGCTTCCCTCGACCCATCGCCTTGCTCTGACGGGTACGCCGATTGAAAACAAACTGGCTGAGCTTCATTCAATCCTCGATTTTGTCAATCGTGGTGTGTTGGGCACCGCTTCGTCTTTTCGGAACAACTTTGCTCGCGCGATCGAGCGCTATAATGACGAAGCCGCATCTGCTCGCCTGAAACGATTGAGCGCACCCTTCATTCTTCGCAGATTGAAGTCGGATCCCAGCATCATTGATGATCTTCCAGAAAAGAATGAACACATCATCCCGGTGCAACTCACGCCCGAGCAGGCCGCATTGTATGAGGCTTTCGTCCATGGCGTTGCGGACCAATTGCACAATGCGCCGGGCTTAAAGGACATCGAGAAAAAGGGCAAAGTGCTCATGGCGATTACCAAGATCAAGCAGATCTGCAATCACCCGGCACATTTTCTTGGCGATCATTCGCCAATGACGCACAAAGGGCGTCACCGTTCTGGCAAGGTGGCCAAGTTGATGGAGATCCTCAGCGACGCGCAGCTCGATGGGGAAAAGGTGCTGATCTTCACCCAGTACACCGCTTTCGGTCACATGCTTGTTCCCTATGTTCGGGAATTCTTTGGGTTGGACATTCCCTTCCTCCACGGCGGGGTTTCCAAAGCAGGACGTGATCGCATGGTCAAGCAATTCCAATCCGAGCAGGGGCCGCCGGTGATGGTGTTGTCTTTGAAAGCTGGTGGCACGGGGCTGAACCTCACGGCAGCAAATGTGGTGGTGCACATGGATCGATGGTGGAACCCAGCGGTGGAGAATCAGGCCACCGACCGCGCTTATAGAATCGGCCAGGGTCGGGATGTTCGCGTGTACAAGCTGATGACCACGGGCACATTGGAAGAATCCATCAATGAAGTGATCAATGGCAAGATTGCCTTGGCCAATGCGGTAGTTGGAGCAGGTGAAGGTTGGCTCACTGAACTCGAACCTGAGCAATTGCTGGAACTCATGCGACTCAGGAAGGGGGCAGTAGATGGCGAGGGTGCGTAAGGATAACGTTATTTATGCCAACTTTGGCGCGCGGAGTCAGGAAGTCGAGGATCCGCTAAGTCAGCAGGTAGCAAGCCTAGGTGTGCCCGGGCGTCTGCAGAATTTCGTTTTTGCACTCACTGATCATGCAAGGATCCAGCGTGGCCGCGAGTATGTGCGCAAAGCCAAAGTGCTTGAGGTGGAGCTGCGCGACGCCATGATTATCGGTCAAGTCAGCGGCTCACAGTTGGAGCCGTTTGAAGTTGCAATTGGGTTGCCGTATCGCAGCACCGATGAAGTATCTGAGATTAGCAAGCTTTTAGTTCAAGAACCGGCAGGCATTCAGCGTGCCCGTGAAGGTGACCTCCCGGAGGACGTGATTGACCTGCTGCTGTGCCATGAGGCATCGGATCTGCGGCTGCGTTGTTCCTGCCCCGATCCTTCCTATTCTTGTAAGCATGCTGTGGCAGTTGCGTTAGTGGCAGCGCAAAGATTGATGGAGGCGCCGACGCTGGCGTTTGAGCTTCGAGGGCTGAACATTGTGGCCTTGGAGCAGGCTATGGTTTCCCAGGCAAAGGTTCGTACCGAGGAACGTGCGGATAAGGCGGAGTTTTTCTGGAGCGGCGGCGGACTACCGGAACTGCCAAAGCCCGGACAGAGCTCAGCCTTAGAGGATTCGGACCTGCAGCTTCTGCACAAGGCATTGCGTTTGGTGTCGTATTCATCCGTCGAAGAGCTCCGTGGTGTGGCAGATATAGAAGATATGTTCGATTTTTTGTGTGATCGTTAAGCTTCGATTCGTTGGTGCTGTGTTAGAGATGAATGTATGAAAACAACATTTCTTCACACTTCAGACTTCCAAATCGGTATGAGAAGATGGTGGCTTGATGCTGAGGCGGAGCCGCGATTTGCCAATGACCGAATTCAGGCCATTCGTCGCGTACACGATTTAGCTCTACAGTTCGGCTGCGATTTTATTGTGGTGGCTGGCGACTTCTTCGATGCCAACTCTCTTTCCATGCAGACGATCTTGCGGGTAAAAGAGGAGCTGAAGCGGCTCAAAATACCCGCGGTTTTTGTGGCAGGCAACCACGACCCGCTTACTGCGGATTCTATGTACGGCGAAATTGAGGGGATGGACAACGTCGTCGTTGCCCGGGACAACACGCCATTTGAGGTGGTGCCGGGGGTGGAAGTGGTAGCTGCCCCGCTCAAGGTGAAGCGTGCTGATAGTGACCTCGTAGCTGCCGCGATTGAGGGGTTGGAGCCAAGCGCCACCATTCGGATTGCCGTTGGCCACGGGCAGGCGGAATCTCGTTCCAACGACATCCGCCCTGATGAGATTTCTTTGTCCTTGGTTGAACAACGAATCTGCGAGGGTGCGATCGACTTTTTAGCTTTAGGCGATACACACTCGGCACAGCCCGTTGGCAGCAGTGGCAAGGTTTGGTTCTCTGGCTCGCCTGAAGCAACGGATTTCCGTAACCTGCAAACCGGTGGTGGTGAAAATAATTCCGGCAATGCGCTGGTGGTGGCGATTGAGAAGACGGGTGCCGAGGAAGCCTCGGTCTCTGTTTCCGAGCATCAGGTTGGTCAATGGACCTTTGAAGAACACACCTCGCTGGTGAACTCCCTGGAAGATGCCAAAGCGTTCGTGGAAACTCTGGAGCGCTATCCCGATAAACGCAACACCGCGATCCGATACAGCCTCCAAGGGGTGGTGAATTTGGAAACCTCTCAATATTTAGAGGACGAGCTGACGCGCCTGGAAGAGGTCTTCGCCGCTCTTTATGAGCATGAGCGGTTTATGGATATGCAGGTGGTGCCCGACGATGGAGAGGTCAATAACCTCGGTCTTTCGGGGTTTGCTGTGCGAGCACTCGAGGAACTCCACCAACGTGAGGACGATACTGCACGCAATGCAGCCAAATTGCTGCTCCGCCTGGGAAGGAAGTAGCGATGATTATCCA from Corynebacterium gerontici includes these protein-coding regions:
- a CDS encoding DEAD/DEAH box helicase, whose product is MPEYLLHGLWSNDVGLMLWIEQSEGHKILTRDAVPREAFPPVVWQVLESKRLTHFQPVTLLTPKGRTVNISKLPTLAFYPEQAVGIFELLSTINALSATSVQRQALAPDLQWLIRMYQGLLTFVRAGRVSIRMAFRDQLWWPQWVLSSGLNERGWIAQMLAAAPGVLVRNAGETVAEDIAEVMTHWIANHLLADLAEAPRPHDWHAFSRALLRSEPLQRANPKLLGALGKWRNSVSTANLSLVVLIEEPEEEDGEQRDVNNLLWPVKIMMRSGVEAPQPIVLRQCDRAMVEALRESHNKLLKIAPILDYRRDLPPGVVPVWSEDALGDWDSVLTTEELAHFVRNEVQALSKGGFTIMLPKVWSAKKEHTRIKVEIGGPLISRFGLDQIVEYDWKVSVGSTELTEEQMRSLVRSKSGLLLLDGKWVVADPAQVRQVEAYLEQLEGQSQHRLRKRADEARMRAELAALRDDPRAEALAAEAADLAALADDPESSLTTISDLRELALDEEHEELVEYEGDPWYQQLLGVLDGEAAPAPQRVAIPPTVRAELREYQRRGVDWLHWMANNGVGAVLADDMGLGKTLQVLALEAIERADGQAEPTLVVAPTSVVGNWAAEAARFVPHLRVLVLHGAKRPKGEDLLAAVAAADLVVSSYGVLQRDAEDLAGVHWWRVVLDEAQAIKNAHTKASKAARSLPSTHRLALTGTPIENKLAELHSILDFVNRGVLGTASSFRNNFARAIERYNDEAASARLKRLSAPFILRRLKSDPSIIDDLPEKNEHIIPVQLTPEQAALYEAFVHGVADQLHNAPGLKDIEKKGKVLMAITKIKQICNHPAHFLGDHSPMTHKGRHRSGKVAKLMEILSDAQLDGEKVLIFTQYTAFGHMLVPYVREFFGLDIPFLHGGVSKAGRDRMVKQFQSEQGPPVMVLSLKAGGTGLNLTAANVVVHMDRWWNPAVENQATDRAYRIGQGRDVRVYKLMTTGTLEESINEVINGKIALANAVVGAGEGWLTELEPEQLLELMRLRKGAVDGEGA
- a CDS encoding metallophosphoesterase family protein is translated as MKTTFLHTSDFQIGMRRWWLDAEAEPRFANDRIQAIRRVHDLALQFGCDFIVVAGDFFDANSLSMQTILRVKEELKRLKIPAVFVAGNHDPLTADSMYGEIEGMDNVVVARDNTPFEVVPGVEVVAAPLKVKRADSDLVAAAIEGLEPSATIRIAVGHGQAESRSNDIRPDEISLSLVEQRICEGAIDFLALGDTHSAQPVGSSGKVWFSGSPEATDFRNLQTGGGENNSGNALVVAIEKTGAEEASVSVSEHQVGQWTFEEHTSLVNSLEDAKAFVETLERYPDKRNTAIRYSLQGVVNLETSQYLEDELTRLEEVFAALYEHERFMDMQVVPDDGEVNNLGLSGFAVRALEELHQREDDTARNAAKLLLRLGRK
- the putP gene encoding sodium/proline symporter PutP, with protein sequence MSDTTWFIIAIIIYMGVMLAIGYWSFQKTDEYDDYVLAGRGLNPFVAALSAGASDMSGWLLMGLPGALFVSGMSQLWIAIGLLVGCWANWKWVAPRLRAYSEIAGDSITLPSFFENRLSDKSRVLRIVSSLIIIVFFTFYVSSGMVSGGRYFESTFGSGYLDGMLIVAGITVAYTFIGGFLAVSYTDAVQGTIMFLSLVIVPVMALLTLDDPSSIWTWATSHDYGPYTGGTGNPTYFSMFSGVTAATIIGNLAWGLGYFGQPHIIVRFMALRSPADARQGRFIGMTWMLLSIVGATFVAIIGTAFFGQNPDIAVVDRNAFETIFLDMGRVLFHPLIAGLILTAVLAAIMSTISSQLLVTSTSLIEDLFKIFAKNEPSQRVMIYLSRTAVVAVAIVAGLLAINPSASILELVGFAWAGFGSAFGPLVLLMLYWRRLTTGGAIAGMTTGAVVSFVWGMSSLGDALYEMVPGFISGLVVTVVVSLMTKEPAETVIREFDEAQRLSRVSAANPDLDIEKAAKLQQAGKI